A region of Pyxidicoccus parkwaysis DNA encodes the following proteins:
- the halA gene encoding anti-phage Hailong system effector protein HalA → MSEPDERSSNRVAVTSGTRTASAVKKTHDDEPKRATFGVRYPREEGADLVFATKEDLSKLPTPSSNEEKATVSARRITIRVRLRTFTGLIFRECNFHNTRGRTASRMRSVTFERCDFIRTFMGTTVFHRVRFRDCTFRNCDFSNSEFYECVFERCSFNNCSAESAIFTKSEVDATEFLGGISFPQYNLTGYSAEYTARLHRLWMEIRLRLAEQVFRSNGEINHSEYLDRALFELKRAQLCYRYDLWRHESAVPTAQRRSVVKSVTSNLAGSVRLFLSWVNITLTRGGTSLQNLFSILLLSTVLYPFLLASTDVAFNDARISLASDSASTFLLSYLKFFLASVSLILGFGFTSFKAESIGGMTVTVVGATFGIFWYALLIPVIIRKIYR, encoded by the coding sequence ATGAGCGAGCCAGATGAACGGTCATCGAATCGTGTTGCAGTGACTTCAGGCACTCGCACAGCGTCTGCTGTTAAGAAGACACACGACGATGAGCCCAAGCGAGCCACGTTTGGTGTCAGATATCCGCGTGAAGAAGGTGCGGATCTGGTCTTTGCGACAAAAGAGGATCTAAGCAAGCTTCCCACTCCCAGCAGTAACGAAGAGAAGGCAACGGTTTCTGCGCGGCGAATCACAATCAGAGTTCGATTGCGCACGTTCACCGGGTTGATCTTCCGGGAATGCAACTTCCACAACACCCGGGGGCGCACAGCATCCAGGATGAGAAGCGTAACCTTTGAACGTTGCGATTTCATACGCACATTCATGGGGACGACTGTCTTCCACCGCGTCCGATTTCGCGATTGCACGTTTAGGAATTGCGACTTTTCAAACTCCGAGTTCTATGAGTGTGTTTTTGAGCGATGCAGTTTCAATAATTGCTCTGCCGAGTCTGCAATCTTCACAAAGAGCGAGGTGGATGCAACTGAGTTCCTTGGCGGAATCTCATTCCCCCAATACAATCTAACGGGCTATAGCGCGGAGTATACTGCGCGCCTACACCGTCTCTGGATGGAGATCAGACTGAGGCTTGCAGAACAGGTCTTTCGCTCCAATGGCGAAATCAATCACTCTGAATACCTGGACAGAGCGCTCTTTGAGCTAAAGCGCGCCCAACTTTGTTATCGGTACGATCTCTGGAGACACGAATCTGCGGTCCCAACTGCGCAGCGGCGCAGTGTTGTAAAGTCCGTTACGAGCAACCTAGCAGGCTCAGTCAGACTGTTCCTATCTTGGGTCAATATAACCTTGACGCGAGGAGGGACGTCGCTTCAGAACCTGTTCTCCATCCTGCTTCTTTCGACGGTCCTCTATCCCTTTTTGCTTGCGTCGACTGACGTTGCATTTAACGACGCAAGAATTTCATTGGCATCTGACTCCGCAAGCACATTCCTGCTCTCTTACCTGAAGTTTTTTCTTGCCTCGGTCTCGCTAATTCTTGGCTTCGGGTTTACATCATTTAAGGCAGAGTCAATAGGAGGCATGACGGTAACGGTCGTTGGGGCTACTTTTGGAATTTTTTGGTACGCGCTCTTGATTCCAGTCATCATCAGAAAGATCTATAGATGA
- a CDS encoding ATP-binding response regulator yields the protein MSLVLVADDEPAVLEVLSQVVEDLGHDVLRARDGEEALGLARARRPQLVVTDHMMPRLSGVELCRRLKQDAQLKDVPIILLSAVLPQGAPEASAFLHKPFEITDFESVIRQSLASAPRPEPVEAGSPVEVLGQWVAATLQGPLDTARAQLRRLESQPDVDRAALASLDAQLQSLEALGRTLKDVTRLAAGGVALKQEEGDLAQHLRGAVAAWRVHAPMTLVAPSEPVPVRFDPERIRQVLDALLSHAVQQDGGRGEVTVELQASHSSVTVQVKDTGPGFEEDEVLRLFTPFQPGPVGAAGPGLYVASELARLHGGALSAVSRPGHGSTFSLHLPRGG from the coding sequence ATGAGTCTCGTCCTGGTCGCGGACGATGAGCCTGCGGTGTTGGAGGTCCTCAGTCAGGTGGTGGAGGACCTGGGCCACGACGTCCTGAGGGCGCGAGACGGCGAGGAAGCACTCGGGCTCGCGAGGGCTCGCCGGCCGCAGCTCGTGGTGACGGACCACATGATGCCGCGCCTGTCCGGCGTGGAGTTGTGCCGCCGGCTGAAGCAGGACGCGCAGCTCAAGGACGTGCCCATCATCCTCTTGAGCGCGGTGCTCCCGCAGGGCGCGCCGGAAGCCTCGGCCTTCCTCCACAAGCCCTTCGAAATCACCGACTTCGAGTCGGTCATCCGCCAGTCGCTCGCCTCGGCGCCGCGCCCGGAGCCCGTGGAAGCGGGCTCGCCGGTGGAGGTGCTGGGGCAGTGGGTGGCGGCGACGCTCCAGGGCCCGCTGGACACGGCGCGCGCGCAGCTCCGGCGGTTGGAGTCGCAGCCCGACGTGGACCGCGCGGCGCTGGCGTCGCTGGACGCACAGCTCCAGTCCCTGGAGGCGCTGGGGCGCACGCTGAAGGACGTGACACGGCTGGCGGCGGGCGGCGTGGCGCTCAAGCAGGAGGAGGGGGACCTTGCGCAGCACCTTCGCGGCGCGGTGGCCGCGTGGAGGGTGCACGCGCCGATGACGCTGGTAGCGCCGTCAGAGCCGGTGCCCGTGCGCTTCGACCCGGAGCGCATCCGTCAGGTGCTCGACGCGCTGCTGTCCCACGCGGTGCAGCAGGACGGCGGCCGGGGCGAGGTGACGGTGGAGCTACAGGCTTCGCACTCGTCGGTGACGGTGCAGGTGAAGGACACGGGGCCCGGGTTCGAGGAGGACGAGGTGCTCCGGCTCTTCACGCCCTTCCAACCGGGGCCTGTGGGTGCGGCGGGCCCGGGGCTCTACGTAGCCTCGGAGCTGGCGCGCCTGCACGGCGGCGCACTGTCCGCCGTGTCGCGTCCGGGGCATGGCTCCACATTCAGCCTACATTTGCCCCGTGGCGGGTGA
- a CDS encoding NAD(P)H-quinone oxidoreductase encodes MKVQRITEPGGPEVLALEERPEPVPGPGEVLVRVRASALNRADLLQIRGFYPAPPDVPPDVPGLEYAGEVAAVGPRTRRFKVGDRVMGLVGGGAWSEYVITHEREALPMPEGMDFADAAALPEAYLTAYDALVLQGEMKPGETVLIHAVASGVGSAAALLCKASGVCVVGTGRSAAKLKRASEWGVARTVLCASSPPSFADVVRAETRGRGADLCLDLVGGDYVPETLSALAPRGRLMLVGMVAGTSTEVNLGMVLTKRLRVTGTVLRSRPVEEKMALSQSAERHLLPLFRSGALKPVVDAVMPMSELRQGLERMERNDSVGKLVVRW; translated from the coding sequence ATGAAGGTCCAGCGCATCACCGAGCCCGGTGGCCCCGAAGTGCTAGCCCTGGAGGAGCGCCCCGAGCCCGTGCCCGGCCCCGGCGAGGTGCTCGTGCGCGTGCGGGCCTCTGCGCTGAACCGGGCGGACCTGCTGCAGATTCGCGGCTTCTACCCCGCTCCGCCGGACGTGCCGCCCGACGTGCCGGGCCTGGAGTACGCGGGAGAGGTCGCCGCCGTGGGGCCTCGCACGCGGCGCTTCAAGGTCGGCGACCGGGTGATGGGGCTCGTCGGCGGAGGCGCGTGGTCGGAGTACGTCATCACGCACGAGCGCGAGGCGCTGCCCATGCCCGAGGGAATGGACTTCGCGGACGCGGCGGCGCTGCCGGAGGCGTACCTCACGGCGTACGACGCGCTGGTGCTCCAGGGTGAGATGAAGCCCGGTGAGACAGTGCTCATCCACGCGGTGGCCAGTGGCGTGGGCTCGGCGGCGGCGTTGTTGTGCAAGGCCTCGGGCGTGTGCGTGGTGGGCACGGGGCGCAGCGCGGCCAAGCTGAAGCGGGCCTCCGAGTGGGGCGTGGCGCGCACGGTGCTGTGCGCGTCCTCACCTCCGAGCTTCGCGGACGTGGTGCGCGCGGAGACGCGCGGCCGGGGCGCGGACCTGTGTCTGGATCTGGTGGGTGGTGACTACGTACCGGAGACGCTGAGCGCGCTGGCGCCTCGCGGGCGGTTGATGCTCGTCGGCATGGTGGCGGGGACCAGCACGGAGGTGAACCTGGGCATGGTGCTGACGAAGCGGCTGCGCGTCACCGGCACCGTGCTGCGCAGCCGCCCGGTGGAGGAGAAGATGGCGCTGTCGCAGAGCGCGGAGCGCCACCTGCTGCCGCTGTTCCGCTCGGGCGCGCTCAAGCCCGTGGTGGACGCGGTGATGCCCATGTCGGAGCTGCGTCAGGGATTGGAGCGCATGGAGCGCAACGACTCCGTGGGCAAGCTCGTGGTGCGGTGGTAG
- a CDS encoding Do family serine endopeptidase, producing MKPGVLRWSLLVVALLASGSASADLARRRDAIVEVVQKVSPAVVYIGTEQEVESRFRGRRSPLEEFFGGMGGEQERQKIEGLGSGAIIDASGTIVTNDHVIRGASAIHVVLADGRSFDAEVIGSDAANDLAVLKVNAREPLPTAKLGTSSDLMIGETVVAIGSPFGLSKTVTAGVVSATGRTFRADDRVYNDFIQTDAAINPGNSGGPLLNVDGEIIGINTAIFGGGAQGIGFAIPADKVRRIVDELTRFGKVRPAWVGIDTMDLQPRVARQLGWDRSYGALVTSVEPGSPAAQAGVKRGDVVAELGGSRIQDAEDFETRVRGYPARSSFPVVLFRDGGTRTVQVTPVEFPARMVEGLAWERLGLRVKEVKGVLAVSGVRPDSAAAEVGLEPGDIILRVNNQPVPTAEAFKEVLLTARRGRSVLLLVKRGRYGYHITLPFEQQGQSL from the coding sequence ATGAAGCCTGGAGTCTTGAGGTGGAGCCTGCTGGTGGTGGCCCTGCTGGCCTCGGGTAGCGCGAGCGCGGACCTGGCCCGGCGCCGGGACGCCATCGTCGAGGTGGTGCAGAAGGTGTCCCCGGCCGTCGTCTACATCGGCACCGAGCAGGAGGTGGAGTCGCGCTTCCGCGGCCGGCGCTCCCCGCTGGAGGAGTTCTTCGGCGGCATGGGCGGCGAGCAGGAGCGGCAGAAAATCGAGGGCCTGGGCAGCGGCGCCATCATCGACGCGTCCGGCACCATCGTCACCAATGACCACGTCATCCGCGGGGCCTCGGCGATTCACGTGGTGCTGGCGGATGGGCGCTCGTTCGACGCGGAGGTGATTGGCAGCGACGCGGCCAATGACCTCGCGGTGCTGAAGGTGAATGCACGCGAGCCGCTGCCCACGGCGAAGCTGGGCACCAGCTCGGACTTGATGATTGGCGAGACGGTGGTTGCGATTGGCAGCCCCTTCGGCCTGAGCAAGACGGTGACGGCGGGCGTGGTCTCCGCCACGGGGCGGACGTTCCGCGCGGATGACCGCGTCTACAACGACTTCATCCAGACGGACGCGGCCATCAACCCGGGCAACTCGGGCGGGCCGCTGCTCAACGTGGATGGGGAAATCATCGGCATCAACACCGCCATCTTCGGCGGCGGCGCGCAGGGCATCGGCTTCGCGATTCCCGCGGACAAGGTGCGGCGCATCGTCGACGAGCTCACGCGCTTCGGGAAGGTGCGGCCGGCGTGGGTGGGCATCGACACGATGGACCTGCAGCCGCGCGTGGCTAGGCAGCTCGGGTGGGACCGCTCCTATGGCGCGCTGGTGACGAGCGTGGAGCCCGGCAGCCCCGCGGCCCAGGCCGGCGTGAAGCGCGGGGACGTCGTCGCGGAACTGGGTGGCTCCCGTATCCAGGATGCGGAAGACTTCGAGACCCGCGTTCGCGGCTACCCGGCTCGCTCGTCCTTTCCCGTCGTACTCTTCCGGGATGGCGGCACACGGACGGTGCAGGTGACGCCGGTGGAGTTCCCCGCCCGGATGGTCGAAGGGCTGGCGTGGGAGCGGCTGGGACTGCGAGTGAAGGAGGTGAAGGGCGTGCTGGCGGTATCGGGCGTTCGGCCGGACTCGGCGGCGGCCGAGGTGGGGCTGGAGCCGGGGGACATCATCCTCCGGGTGAACAACCAGCCGGTGCCCACGGCGGAGGCCTTCAAGGAGGTGCTGCTGACGGCGCGACGCGGACGGAGCGTGTTGCTGCTCGTGAAGCGGGGCCGGTACGGGTACCACATCACGCTGCCCTTCGAGCAGCAGGGGCAGAGCCTCTAG
- a CDS encoding ribbon-helix-helix domain-containing protein → MQDGSASPLSPEAPSSPATAEAPAAARGPEADIVSTHVLVPEEQVQKLRELARRTRIHQSEYLREAVEDLLGKYGHAAPKKEGQS, encoded by the coding sequence ATGCAGGATGGAAGCGCCAGCCCCCTGAGCCCCGAGGCTCCATCGTCACCGGCCACCGCCGAGGCGCCCGCCGCCGCTCGCGGTCCCGAGGCCGACATCGTCTCCACCCACGTCCTCGTGCCCGAGGAGCAGGTCCAGAAGCTCCGCGAGCTGGCTCGCCGGACCCGCATCCACCAGAGCGAGTATCTCCGCGAGGCGGTGGAAGACCTCCTCGGCAAGTACGGCCACGCCGCGCCCAAGAAGGAAGGCCAGTCGTGA
- a CDS encoding agmatinase family protein yields MSTSFDPSAAAQPGSGVFGLSHSPDEAHVVLIPVPFEATTSYGGGTSEGPAAVLDASRQVDLFDVETGRPYERGIAMLDEPQELRDWNTRAKERAQVVIEAGGIHSGEAELIQAANDVNALCDQMNEHVYRTAKHWLDKGKRVGAVGGDHSCSYGIIRAHAEKYPGLGVLHLDAHADLRVAYEGFTWSHASIMYNVMERIPGVKTLVQVALRDMSQEEFRYIEDSKGRVHGFFDATLQNKRFDGVPWNRQVDEMVALLPQHVYLSFDIDGMDPVLCPHTGTPVPGGLSFPETVALISGVVRSGRTIVGFDLMEVSPDPEGGEWDGNVGARLLYKMIGWMLKSQKA; encoded by the coding sequence ATGTCCACCTCCTTCGACCCCAGCGCCGCCGCCCAGCCGGGCTCCGGCGTCTTCGGCCTCTCGCACTCGCCGGACGAGGCCCACGTCGTCCTCATCCCCGTGCCCTTCGAGGCCACCACCAGCTACGGCGGCGGCACCTCCGAGGGCCCCGCCGCCGTGCTCGACGCCAGCCGGCAGGTGGACCTCTTCGACGTGGAGACGGGCCGCCCCTATGAGCGCGGCATCGCCATGCTCGACGAGCCCCAGGAGCTGCGCGACTGGAACACCCGTGCCAAGGAGCGCGCCCAGGTCGTCATCGAGGCCGGCGGCATCCATTCCGGCGAGGCCGAGCTCATCCAGGCCGCCAATGACGTCAACGCGCTCTGCGACCAGATGAACGAGCACGTCTACCGCACCGCGAAGCACTGGCTCGACAAGGGCAAGCGCGTGGGCGCGGTGGGCGGAGACCACTCGTGCTCCTACGGCATCATCCGCGCGCACGCGGAGAAGTACCCCGGCCTGGGCGTGCTGCACCTCGACGCGCACGCCGACCTGCGCGTGGCCTACGAGGGCTTCACCTGGTCCCACGCGTCCATCATGTACAACGTCATGGAGCGTATCCCCGGCGTGAAGACGCTCGTCCAGGTGGCCCTGCGCGACATGAGCCAGGAGGAGTTCCGCTACATCGAGGACTCCAAGGGCCGCGTGCACGGCTTCTTCGACGCGACGTTGCAGAACAAGCGCTTCGACGGCGTGCCCTGGAACCGGCAGGTGGACGAGATGGTCGCCCTCCTCCCGCAGCACGTCTACCTGTCCTTCGACATCGACGGCATGGACCCGGTGCTCTGCCCGCACACGGGCACCCCGGTGCCGGGCGGCCTGTCCTTCCCCGAGACGGTGGCCCTCATCTCCGGCGTCGTCCGCTCCGGCCGCACCATCGTCGGCTTCGACTTGATGGAAGTGTCGCCGGACCCCGAGGGCGGCGAGTGGGACGGCAACGTCGGCGCCCGCCTGCTCTACAAGATGATTGGCTGGATGCTGAAGTCGCAGAAGGCCTGA
- a CDS encoding DNA gyrase inhibitor YacG: protein MPATKCSICQKPVPPRAENAYFPFCSRRCRAVDLGRWLGEEYRVPDRQADEQEDELPPAHHPDRQGGDA from the coding sequence ATGCCCGCGACGAAGTGTTCCATCTGCCAGAAGCCCGTTCCTCCGCGTGCGGAGAACGCCTATTTCCCCTTCTGCTCCCGCCGCTGCCGCGCCGTGGACCTCGGCCGCTGGCTGGGCGAGGAGTACCGCGTGCCAGACCGCCAGGCGGATGAGCAGGAGGACGAGCTTCCCCCCGCCCACCACCCGGACAGGCAGGGCGGAGACGCGTGA
- a CDS encoding metallophosphoesterase, which translates to MSPRRPFPMRSSLKPLGYNVMMTRCAIVGDVHGDSSRLSSLLARHELQGRRLVFTGDLVNRGPDSRGVLEQLSSLKDAGLEIHLLLGNHELLLLDYLRTGNFVRFAVNGGISTIRSYVGSAYGDVHRQFVDCFPDGHRLLIEGAKPFFESDEILVTHAGISLARPASRDVKDVVLGSHPELFLADFDIGKLLVCGHYVQRAGAPFVRANFVCLDTGCGTNGGPLSAYLLPEKIFVSA; encoded by the coding sequence ATGAGTCCGAGGCGCCCCTTCCCTATGAGGAGTTCGCTCAAACCATTGGGGTATAACGTCATGATGACAAGGTGTGCCATCGTTGGTGACGTTCATGGCGACTCTTCTCGGTTGAGCTCGCTCCTGGCGAGGCATGAGCTGCAAGGGCGTCGTCTTGTGTTTACGGGGGACCTAGTAAATCGAGGCCCAGATAGCCGTGGAGTACTTGAGCAACTCTCAAGCCTTAAAGACGCTGGACTCGAAATCCATTTGCTGCTCGGAAATCACGAGCTCTTGCTTTTGGATTATTTGCGCACCGGCAACTTTGTCAGATTTGCCGTCAATGGTGGAATCTCGACAATTCGGTCTTATGTTGGATCCGCGTATGGCGATGTGCATCGACAGTTCGTTGATTGCTTCCCTGATGGACATAGGCTCCTGATTGAGGGCGCGAAGCCATTTTTTGAGAGCGACGAGATTCTCGTGACGCATGCTGGGATCTCGCTTGCGCGGCCTGCTTCGCGAGATGTTAAGGACGTCGTGTTGGGATCGCACCCCGAGCTGTTTTTGGCTGATTTTGATATCGGCAAGCTCTTGGTTTGTGGTCACTACGTTCAGAGAGCAGGCGCTCCGTTTGTGAGGGCGAATTTTGTTTGCCTTGATACTGGGTGTGGAACGAATGGGGGGCCGCTCTCTGCCTATTTGCTTCCGGAGAAGATTTTTGTGTCGGCCTGA
- the halB gene encoding anti-phage Hailong system nucleotidyltransferase HalB, protein MNALMSQEDAIAQAMRRVDGDYIALLLFGSYARGDPQADSDVDVLQVVRTQRPSYRDGAFNFSVYTKDHLLTMAGRGSLFVHHILKESVPISDLEGIVEELKLHFRAPSTYASFRADVCKTAALLDVDDTTYRLRWSGLHSLADNLLRSLVYSLAHDRGETGFSLPKVAAHLEDGRIIKVHKIRSNYGPNPAAYRQARDLIAEYCGAESRNPFGSIEALIVNSLGISELTVVLGLRLLNESEAPLPYEEFAQTIGV, encoded by the coding sequence ATGAATGCGCTTATGTCTCAAGAGGATGCAATAGCGCAAGCCATGCGCCGGGTTGATGGTGATTACATTGCCCTGCTTCTATTTGGGAGTTACGCTCGCGGCGACCCACAAGCAGATTCCGATGTAGATGTTCTACAAGTGGTCCGAACTCAGAGGCCATCATATCGGGATGGAGCGTTCAATTTCTCGGTATACACAAAGGACCACCTGCTCACGATGGCTGGTCGTGGAAGCCTTTTCGTCCATCACATTCTGAAAGAGAGTGTGCCCATTTCCGATTTGGAAGGGATTGTGGAGGAACTGAAGCTGCATTTTCGTGCCCCATCCACTTACGCCAGTTTTCGAGCGGATGTGTGCAAGACGGCCGCTCTCCTGGATGTTGATGACACCACGTATCGTCTCCGCTGGAGCGGCCTTCATTCTCTTGCAGATAACCTGCTTCGGTCACTCGTGTATTCACTTGCGCATGACAGAGGAGAAACCGGTTTCTCCCTGCCAAAGGTTGCAGCCCATCTCGAAGATGGCCGCATAATAAAGGTCCACAAAATACGTTCAAATTACGGCCCCAACCCTGCGGCCTATCGCCAAGCGCGAGACCTGATTGCTGAATACTGCGGCGCGGAGAGTCGCAATCCATTTGGCTCGATTGAAGCACTGATTGTCAACTCACTAGGTATCTCCGAACTCACTGTGGTTCTGGGGTTGCGTTTGCTCAATGAGTCCGAGGCGCCCCTTCCCTATGAGGAGTTCGCTCAAACCATTGGGGTATAA
- a CDS encoding tyrosine-protein phosphatase — translation MSGFVDLHCHLLPGVDDGARTLEDALEMARALVDLGFSTVAPSPHARPEYAPVDVVDAKREELTAALDRERIPLTLGRNAENVLDDAFLRGLSTPSSRTLGPGRYALVELPYTAPVPALPDILFRIRTKGVVPLIAHPERCLEFERKGRAAEAVRAGALLQLDMGALIGRYGPTPKKLSRAFLDEGLYAVAATDLHAPVGARDWVGRSLTELRGRAGEQAFGRLMRDNPSRLLAGESLESDPD, via the coding sequence GTGAGCGGCTTCGTCGACCTGCACTGCCACCTCCTCCCCGGGGTGGATGACGGCGCCCGCACCCTCGAAGACGCGCTGGAGATGGCGCGCGCCCTGGTCGACCTCGGCTTCTCCACCGTCGCCCCCAGCCCCCACGCACGCCCCGAGTACGCCCCCGTCGACGTCGTGGACGCGAAGCGCGAGGAGCTCACCGCCGCGCTGGACCGCGAGCGCATCCCCCTGACGCTGGGCCGCAACGCGGAGAACGTGCTCGACGACGCCTTCCTGCGCGGCCTCAGCACGCCGTCCTCGCGCACCCTGGGTCCTGGGCGCTACGCGCTGGTGGAGCTGCCCTACACCGCCCCCGTGCCGGCCCTGCCGGACATCCTCTTCCGCATCCGGACCAAGGGGGTGGTGCCGCTGATTGCCCACCCCGAGCGCTGCCTGGAGTTCGAGCGGAAGGGCCGCGCGGCCGAGGCCGTCCGGGCCGGGGCGCTGCTCCAGCTCGACATGGGGGCGCTCATTGGCCGCTATGGCCCTACACCGAAGAAGCTGTCGCGGGCCTTCCTGGACGAAGGTCTGTACGCGGTGGCGGCCACGGACCTTCATGCGCCCGTGGGGGCCAGGGACTGGGTGGGTCGCTCGCTGACGGAGCTGCGCGGCAGGGCAGGGGAGCAGGCCTTCGGACGCCTCATGCGCGACAATCCGTCCCGGCTGCTCGCGGGAGAGTCGCTGGAGTCCGACCCGGACTGA
- a CDS encoding lysylphosphatidylglycerol synthase transmembrane domain-containing protein, with protein sequence MKRAVKLLASLLVTFLFMWWAFRDTDWATQVASLKAANYAWLVPYFGCLLVIHVFRTLRWGCLLSGLEKVPFRKLNEASGIGFMMLLVLPFRLGEFARPFLIAQRSSIRRSAAMTSVVLERITDGLFVAVMMRALLFFVPTETPEVRYVKWGAWLLFGVFGGGLAFLLFGLWQQERTVRLVRATVGRFAPGVAHKVADVVDTFVGAMRQLPNRTQMALFFVYTALYWGVNGFGMALLANAFDCSGAAVGTACQPMTLSYFQAYVVLGVLVVGLMIPAAPGMMGTFQAATKVGLGLFMPAAVVNASGLAYANVMWLSQTVQQVVLGLILLSVGHMSFKDIAGKLDDDKEGGAAAPSA encoded by the coding sequence GTGAAACGCGCCGTCAAGCTGTTGGCCAGCCTGCTGGTCACCTTCCTCTTCATGTGGTGGGCCTTCCGGGACACGGACTGGGCCACCCAGGTCGCCAGTCTCAAGGCCGCCAACTATGCGTGGTTGGTGCCGTACTTCGGCTGCCTCCTCGTCATCCACGTCTTCCGCACCCTGCGCTGGGGATGTCTGCTGTCGGGCCTGGAGAAGGTGCCCTTCCGCAAGCTCAACGAGGCCTCCGGCATCGGCTTCATGATGCTGCTGGTGCTGCCCTTCCGCCTGGGCGAGTTCGCGCGGCCCTTCCTCATCGCCCAGCGCAGCTCCATCCGCCGCAGCGCCGCCATGACGTCCGTGGTGCTGGAGCGAATCACCGACGGCCTCTTCGTCGCGGTGATGATGCGCGCGCTGCTCTTCTTCGTCCCCACCGAGACGCCCGAGGTCCGCTACGTGAAGTGGGGCGCGTGGCTGCTGTTCGGCGTGTTCGGCGGCGGGCTCGCGTTCCTGCTCTTCGGCCTCTGGCAGCAGGAGCGCACGGTGCGCCTGGTGCGCGCCACGGTGGGCCGCTTCGCCCCGGGCGTGGCGCACAAGGTGGCGGACGTCGTCGACACGTTCGTCGGCGCCATGCGCCAGCTCCCCAACCGCACGCAGATGGCGCTCTTCTTCGTCTACACGGCGCTGTACTGGGGCGTGAATGGCTTCGGCATGGCGCTGCTCGCCAACGCCTTCGACTGCTCGGGCGCGGCGGTGGGCACTGCGTGCCAGCCGATGACCCTGTCCTACTTCCAGGCCTACGTGGTGCTCGGCGTGCTGGTGGTGGGGCTGATGATTCCCGCAGCGCCGGGGATGATGGGCACCTTCCAGGCCGCCACCAAGGTGGGCCTCGGCCTCTTCATGCCGGCGGCGGTGGTGAATGCCAGCGGGCTCGCCTACGCCAACGTCATGTGGCTGAGCCAGACGGTGCAGCAGGTGGTGCTGGGCCTCATCCTGCTCTCCGTGGGCCACATGTCCTTCAAGGACATCGCCGGCAAGCTGGACGACGACAAGGAAGGCGGGGCCGCGGCGCCCTCCGCCTGA